In Salinisphaera sp. LB1, one genomic interval encodes:
- a CDS encoding branched-chain amino acid ABC transporter permease yields MNATTIPGKSPAATGARATTPAIDLPRLVSALVIWALLLTVPFWLPLVGGYTVLGTRVLIFALVTLGLNLLLGFTGGLSFGHAAYFGLGAYGTGLMLKFVSPSTPLAILVGVLVGGLAATLFGPLTVRRKGIYFAMITIAIGQMFYFIAVRWNSLTGGEDGLTGFSRTNIHFGNWVLNIHDPTNFYYFTLFFFAIGCLVVWMVLRSPLGHTFVAIRENPRRLRFLGLPIGVYIWIAFAISGFVAALAGALYALLNNFTSPEDMNWILSGDFVIICVLGGMRTFWGPLVGSVIYVVVQDYLSSITVNWMSFIGAIFVLSVLFFPWGLLGFFQGRFNK; encoded by the coding sequence ATGAATGCTACGACGATCCCAGGGAAATCGCCGGCGGCGACCGGAGCGCGCGCTACCACGCCAGCGATCGACCTGCCGCGGCTCGTATCCGCGCTGGTCATCTGGGCGCTGCTGCTCACCGTGCCGTTCTGGTTGCCGCTGGTCGGCGGCTACACGGTGCTCGGCACGCGCGTGCTGATCTTCGCGCTGGTCACCCTCGGCCTCAATCTGCTGCTCGGTTTCACCGGCGGATTGTCCTTCGGGCATGCGGCCTATTTCGGGCTCGGCGCCTATGGCACCGGGCTGATGCTGAAGTTCGTCTCGCCCAGCACGCCGCTGGCGATTCTGGTCGGAGTGCTCGTCGGGGGGCTGGCGGCCACGCTGTTCGGCCCGCTCACGGTGCGCCGAAAGGGCATCTATTTCGCGATGATTACGATCGCCATCGGCCAGATGTTCTATTTCATCGCGGTGCGCTGGAACAGTCTGACCGGCGGCGAGGACGGCCTGACCGGTTTCTCCCGTACCAACATCCATTTCGGGAACTGGGTGCTCAATATCCACGACCCGACGAACTTCTATTACTTCACCCTGTTCTTCTTCGCCATCGGTTGTCTGGTGGTGTGGATGGTGTTGCGTTCGCCGCTGGGGCATACGTTCGTGGCGATTCGGGAGAATCCCAGGCGCCTGCGCTTTCTCGGGCTGCCGATCGGGGTATACATCTGGATCGCGTTCGCGATCTCGGGCTTCGTCGCGGCGCTGGCGGGCGCGCTGTATGCGCTGCTGAACAACTTCACCTCGCCCGAGGACATGAACTGGATCCTGTCGGGCGACTTCGTGATCATCTGCGTACTCGGCGGCATGCGGACCTTCTGGGGACCGCTGGTCGGCTCGGTGATCTACGTGGTGGTGCAGGATTATCTGAGCAGCATCACGGTGAACTGGATGTCGTTCATCGGTGCGATCTTCGTGCTTTCCGTGCTGTTCTTCCCTTGGGGACTGCTCGGTTTCTTCCAGGGGCGTTTCAACAAATGA
- a CDS encoding branched-chain amino acid ABC transporter permease, which yields MELLLFNIFNGLIIGIFYALMALGLSLILGLNGIINFSHGGFLALGGYIAYSLSPVIGFWGALIVSPFIVGLLGLVVERVLIRPLYSRDPLFSLLLTFGLAMIMEDLIRTFWGANGLPFNVPAALSHPLSQTYFFVTGYRVFLVVLALLAIGSLFALLRYTRIGVRIRAGNADLETVSALGINIYQLRAINFGVGILFAGLAGVLAAGRLGLTPTMGASLIMPSFVAIIVGGVGSLLGSLLGGIIIGVAAGIVTTYYPAASDVVIYVIMGVVLVVRPRGLLGQEGLLE from the coding sequence ATGGAACTTCTGCTGTTCAATATCTTCAACGGCCTGATCATCGGCATTTTCTATGCGCTGATGGCCTTGGGCCTGTCCCTGATCCTGGGACTGAACGGGATCATCAATTTTTCTCATGGCGGGTTCCTGGCGCTGGGTGGCTATATCGCCTACAGCCTGTCGCCCGTCATCGGCTTCTGGGGTGCGTTGATCGTCTCGCCGTTCATCGTGGGGTTGCTGGGCCTGGTCGTCGAACGCGTGCTGATCCGGCCGCTGTATTCGCGCGATCCGTTGTTCAGCCTGCTGCTGACCTTCGGTCTGGCGATGATCATGGAGGACTTGATCCGCACCTTCTGGGGCGCGAACGGCCTGCCGTTCAATGTGCCGGCTGCGCTGAGCCACCCACTGAGCCAGACTTATTTCTTCGTCACCGGCTATCGCGTGTTTCTGGTGGTGCTGGCGCTGCTGGCGATCGGTTCGCTGTTCGCGCTGCTGCGCTATACCCGGATCGGGGTGCGCATTCGGGCTGGCAATGCCGATCTGGAAACCGTTTCCGCACTGGGCATCAACATCTATCAGCTGCGCGCGATCAACTTCGGCGTCGGCATCCTGTTCGCGGGACTGGCCGGCGTACTCGCGGCCGGGCGTCTCGGCCTGACCCCGACCATGGGGGCCTCGCTGATCATGCCGAGTTTCGTGGCCATCATCGTCGGCGGTGTGGGCAGCCTGCTCGGCAGCCTGCTTGGCGGCATCATCATTGGTGTGGCGGCCGGCATCGTCACCACCTATTATCCGGCCGCCAGTGACGTGGTGATTTACGTAATCATGGGTGTGGTGCTCGTCGTGCGCCCGCGCGGATTGCTCGGCCAGGAGGGCCTGCTCGAATGA
- a CDS encoding ABC transporter substrate-binding protein, with product MSVFDFDDYKINRRTLLKAGAAVGASTLFYPAVSAFAKSDNPIKIGQIDPQTGTYAALGGNQIAGARLAVDQINAKGGVMGRPLQLLVEDSAANVGQSVQKARKLVNRDKVHFLMGAVSSSVALAVSQAARDMNTIYMDIGGHADSVTGDKCSWNTFRTCSTTWLLTAGDFQSIFDKYGKRWYFITPDYSFGHALHADYLTQLKQAGGSEAGNALAPLGTTDFSSYLIKAKSANPDVLIVLGAGDDMINTLKQATQFGLNKSMGVGGPMMELEVLQSLPDAARYGMWNMEWYWDQPNVPHVADFVDSYRKANNGSTPSARSWFGFASAHALALAAEKAKSLDARKVARALEGLELPPEVALQPNKAVYRAGDHQLIGSEYPGTIKSNGKYPDLFNVADVVDSSKIARSVAEKGCKMTYPS from the coding sequence ATGAGCGTATTCGACTTCGACGATTACAAGATCAACCGCAGAACCCTGCTCAAGGCGGGGGCCGCGGTCGGCGCGTCCACCCTGTTCTATCCAGCGGTGAGCGCTTTTGCCAAGAGTGACAATCCGATCAAGATTGGCCAGATCGACCCGCAGACCGGCACCTATGCCGCACTCGGCGGCAACCAGATCGCCGGCGCGCGACTGGCCGTCGACCAGATCAATGCCAAGGGGGGTGTGATGGGCCGGCCGCTACAGCTGTTGGTCGAGGACAGTGCGGCCAATGTCGGCCAGTCGGTGCAGAAGGCCCGCAAGCTGGTCAACCGCGATAAGGTTCACTTCCTGATGGGCGCGGTATCGTCCTCGGTGGCACTGGCGGTGTCGCAGGCGGCGCGCGACATGAACACCATCTACATGGATATCGGCGGGCACGCCGACTCGGTCACCGGCGACAAGTGCAGCTGGAACACGTTCCGTACCTGTTCCACGACCTGGCTGCTCACCGCGGGCGACTTTCAGTCCATCTTCGATAAATACGGCAAGCGCTGGTACTTCATCACGCCGGACTATTCCTTCGGCCACGCCCTGCACGCCGATTATCTGACCCAGCTGAAGCAGGCGGGCGGCAGTGAAGCCGGCAACGCGCTGGCGCCGCTGGGCACGACGGACTTTTCGTCGTATCTGATCAAGGCGAAGTCGGCCAACCCGGACGTGCTCATCGTACTGGGCGCGGGCGACGACATGATCAACACCCTCAAGCAGGCGACGCAGTTCGGTCTGAACAAGAGCATGGGCGTAGGCGGGCCGATGATGGAGCTTGAGGTGCTGCAGTCGCTGCCCGATGCTGCGCGCTACGGCATGTGGAACATGGAGTGGTACTGGGATCAACCCAACGTGCCCCATGTTGCGGATTTCGTGGATTCGTATCGCAAGGCCAACAACGGCAGCACGCCCAGCGCGCGCAGCTGGTTCGGCTTCGCCAGCGCGCACGCCCTGGCATTGGCCGCCGAAAAAGCCAAGTCGCTGGATGCACGCAAGGTCGCCCGAGCGCTCGAGGGGCTGGAGCTGCCGCCGGAGGTGGCGCTGCAGCCGAACAAGGCCGTCTATCGTGCGGGTGACCACCAGCTCATCGGTAGCGAATATCCGGGCACGATCAAGTCGAACGGCAAGTATCCGGATCTGTTCAACGTCGCCGACGTGGTGGATTCCAGCAAGATCGCCCGCTCGGTCGCGGAGAAGGGCTGCAAGATGACTTATCCGTCGTAG
- a CDS encoding FKBP-type peptidyl-prolyl cis-trans isomerase — MKRTIALFACAFALTACGNQSGSDNTQSGGDNSQSGSSTSQADNAKAKAGASEQFANKKEKRSYALGMDIGNSLKDLPMDVDLDQLTQGVRDVVSGGKTKLSQKQLHTVMQGVVSDMEAAQKKQQQQKAVANLKAGQKFLAQNKTKPGVKTLKDGLQYKVIKKGDGPQPDANDSVTVDYTGKLIDGTVFDSSKKRGKPVTFPVNAVIPGWTEALQLMHAGGEYKLFIPPDLAYGERGAGSKIGPNETLIFDVKLISVQKNKGAGSSGNGNSGDSSGSSDSSNGDSGSSAGSGN, encoded by the coding sequence ATGAAACGAACGATTGCACTGTTTGCCTGCGCTTTCGCGCTGACGGCGTGCGGCAACCAGTCGGGCTCGGACAATACTCAGTCCGGCGGCGATAACAGCCAGTCCGGATCGAGCACGAGCCAGGCCGACAATGCCAAGGCCAAGGCCGGCGCGTCCGAGCAGTTCGCCAACAAGAAGGAAAAACGCAGTTATGCGCTGGGTATGGACATCGGCAATTCGCTCAAGGATCTGCCGATGGATGTGGATCTCGACCAACTGACCCAGGGCGTGCGTGATGTGGTCAGTGGCGGTAAGACCAAGCTGAGCCAGAAGCAACTGCATACCGTGATGCAGGGCGTGGTATCCGACATGGAAGCCGCCCAGAAGAAGCAGCAGCAACAGAAGGCCGTAGCCAATCTCAAGGCCGGCCAGAAGTTTCTGGCCCAGAACAAGACCAAGCCCGGCGTGAAGACGCTCAAGGACGGTCTGCAGTACAAGGTGATCAAGAAGGGTGACGGTCCGCAGCCGGACGCCAACGATAGCGTGACCGTGGACTATACCGGCAAGCTGATCGACGGCACCGTCTTCGACAGTTCGAAAAAGCGTGGCAAGCCGGTGACCTTCCCGGTCAATGCCGTGATCCCGGGCTGGACCGAGGCCCTTCAGCTGATGCACGCCGGCGGTGAATACAAGCTGTTCATCCCGCCGGATCTGGCCTACGGCGAGCGTGGTGCCGGTTCGAAGATTGGCCCGAATGAAACCCTGATCTTCGACGTGAAACTGATCAGCGTGCAGAAGAACAAGGGCGCGGGCTCGAGTGGCAACGGCAATTCGGGTGACAGTTCCGGTTCGAGCGACAGCTCGAATGGCGACTCGGGCAGCAGCGCGGGTAGCGGAAACTAG
- a CDS encoding argininosuccinate synthase has translation MSSDVRKVVLAYSGGLDTSVILKWLQDEYDCEVVTFTADIGQGEELDEVRPKAEKLGVKEVFIDDLREEFVRDFVYPMFRANAIYEGEYLLGTSIARPLISKRLVEIAQATGADAIAHGATGKGNDQVRFELSAYALMPGIQVIAPWREWNLNSRERLLAYAEAHGIDIRKKVDGGSPYSTDANALHISYEGGVLEDPWTPAEDSMWEWSVAPEAAPDAPQEIDLTFERGDIVAIDGEPLTPYQVLAKLNERAGAHGIGRIDIVENRYVGMKSRGCYETPGGTVMLKAHRAIESITLDREAAHLKDELMPRYAKLIYNGYWFSPEREMLQAAIDQSQTHVNGVVRVKLYKGAVSVVGRASESDSLFDQAIATFEDDRGAYDQKDAAGFIRLNALRLRLGHRQR, from the coding sequence ATGAGCAGTGACGTGCGCAAGGTCGTGCTGGCTTACTCCGGCGGCCTCGATACCTCGGTCATCCTGAAGTGGTTACAGGATGAGTACGATTGCGAGGTGGTGACGTTCACCGCCGACATCGGCCAGGGCGAGGAACTCGACGAAGTCCGGCCCAAGGCCGAGAAACTCGGCGTGAAGGAAGTCTTCATCGACGATCTTCGCGAAGAGTTCGTGCGCGATTTCGTTTATCCCATGTTCCGCGCCAACGCGATCTACGAAGGCGAGTACCTGCTTGGCACGTCGATCGCGCGCCCGCTGATCTCCAAGCGACTGGTCGAAATCGCGCAGGCGACCGGTGCCGACGCCATTGCGCACGGCGCGACCGGCAAGGGCAATGACCAAGTGAGGTTCGAGCTGTCCGCCTATGCGCTGATGCCCGGCATCCAGGTCATTGCGCCGTGGCGCGAGTGGAACCTGAATTCGCGCGAGCGGCTGCTGGCCTATGCCGAGGCCCACGGCATCGACATCCGCAAGAAGGTCGATGGCGGCTCGCCTTATTCCACCGACGCCAACGCGTTGCACATCTCCTATGAAGGCGGCGTGCTGGAAGACCCGTGGACGCCGGCCGAGGATTCGATGTGGGAATGGAGCGTGGCGCCGGAAGCCGCGCCGGATGCCCCGCAGGAGATCGACCTGACCTTCGAGCGGGGCGATATCGTCGCCATCGACGGCGAGCCGCTCACGCCGTATCAGGTGCTGGCGAAGTTGAATGAACGGGCCGGCGCGCACGGCATCGGCCGGATCGACATCGTCGAGAACCGTTATGTCGGCATGAAGTCGCGTGGTTGCTATGAAACGCCGGGCGGCACGGTCATGCTCAAGGCGCATCGCGCGATCGAGTCGATCACGCTGGATCGCGAGGCGGCGCATCTCAAGGACGAGTTGATGCCGCGCTATGCCAAGCTGATCTACAACGGCTACTGGTTCTCGCCCGAGCGTGAGATGCTGCAGGCCGCGATCGACCAGTCGCAGACGCACGTCAACGGCGTGGTGCGCGTGAAGCTGTACAAGGGTGCGGTGAGCGTAGTCGGCCGGGCGTCGGAATCGGACAGCCTGTTCGACCAGGCCATCGCCACCTTCGAGGACGACCGCGGCGCCTATGACCAGAAGGACGCGGCCGGCTTTATCCGCCTGAATGCGCTGCGGTTGCGCCTTGGTCACCGCCAGCGCTGA
- the rnt gene encoding ribonuclease T produces the protein MIDSHDEAATTPRMATRFRGFLPVVIDVETGGFNAATDALLEIAAVTVGFEEDGQLAVRESASYHVTPFEGANIEPASLEVNGIDPHHPLRPAIPERDALGRIFRMVRETMKTDGCKRAVLVGHNAHFDLGFLNAAIARSGIKRSPFHPFSCFDTATLAGVAFGQTVLRRAATAAGMSWDNDAAHSARYDTEQTARLFCTIVNRFQPIYEAVPPEPQR, from the coding sequence ATGATCGATTCCCATGATGAAGCCGCGACCACGCCGCGGATGGCCACTCGTTTTCGCGGCTTTCTGCCGGTGGTAATCGACGTGGAGACCGGCGGCTTCAATGCCGCGACCGATGCCCTGCTCGAAATCGCTGCCGTCACGGTGGGATTCGAGGAGGATGGCCAGCTCGCCGTGCGCGAATCGGCGTCCTATCACGTAACCCCGTTCGAGGGTGCCAACATCGAGCCGGCCTCGCTGGAGGTCAACGGCATCGACCCGCACCATCCGCTGCGCCCGGCCATCCCCGAGCGCGACGCGCTGGGCCGCATCTTTCGCATGGTGCGCGAAACCATGAAGACCGACGGCTGCAAGCGCGCCGTGCTGGTCGGCCACAATGCGCATTTCGATCTCGGTTTTCTCAACGCCGCGATCGCGCGCAGCGGCATCAAACGCAGCCCGTTTCATCCGTTTTCCTGCTTCGATACCGCCACGCTGGCCGGGGTCGCCTTCGGCCAGACAGTGCTGCGCCGCGCCGCTACGGCGGCCGGCATGAGCTGGGACAACGACGCGGCACACTCCGCGCGCTACGATACGGAACAGACCGCGCGCCTGTTTTGCACGATCGTGAATCGATTCCAGCCGATCTACGAAGCTGTGCCGCCCGAACCGCAGCGTTGA
- a CDS encoding 1-acyl-sn-glycerol-3-phosphate acyltransferase, producing MSTTSSFATDHPLLGRIGLGFKAVRFGATLLLGLVLLPAVPLLGRRSKYLINWWLGRMLGALHVRLDVDGNVPAGPMLVVANHCSWIDILVLGRIFNTAFVSKAEVGRWPVVGAFARAGGTLFLDRGQGKTGETSASIRAMLASGRSVLFFPEGTTTPDPNPRRFHARLFAAAIEGGYNVLPVSLRYCDDTTPPGMHHALAPWVDGAPLWPHFQHLFRLRAIRAEVRVCAPLDPRGYDRRSLAEAARMAVAHRQAVAAARSRRDGK from the coding sequence ATGTCCACGACTTCCTCCTTCGCCACGGATCACCCCCTGCTCGGCCGCATCGGTCTGGGCTTCAAGGCCGTGCGCTTCGGCGCCACGCTGCTGCTCGGCCTGGTGCTGTTGCCGGCGGTCCCGTTGCTGGGCCGGCGCAGCAAGTATCTGATCAACTGGTGGTTGGGCCGAATGCTCGGCGCACTGCATGTGCGCCTGGATGTGGATGGCAACGTGCCGGCCGGACCGATGCTGGTGGTGGCCAATCATTGTTCGTGGATCGACATCCTGGTGCTCGGCCGCATCTTCAACACGGCATTCGTATCCAAGGCCGAAGTGGGCCGGTGGCCGGTGGTCGGCGCGTTCGCCCGTGCCGGCGGCACGCTGTTCCTCGACCGCGGCCAGGGCAAGACGGGTGAAACGAGCGCATCGATTCGCGCGATGCTGGCCTCCGGTCGCTCGGTGCTGTTCTTCCCGGAAGGCACGACCACCCCGGACCCCAACCCGCGGCGGTTTCATGCCCGTCTGTTCGCGGCCGCGATCGAAGGCGGCTACAACGTGCTGCCGGTGAGCCTGCGCTACTGCGACGACACCACGCCCCCGGGCATGCATCATGCGCTGGCGCCCTGGGTGGACGGGGCCCCGCTGTGGCCGCATTTCCAGCATCTATTCCGGCTGCGCGCGATCCGGGCCGAAGTACGGGTCTGCGCGCCGCTTGATCCCCGCGGTTACGACCGTCGCAGTCTCGCCGAGGCGGCCCGGATGGCGGTGGCGCATCGCCAAGCCGTCGCTGCGGCCCGCAGCCGCCGGGACGGTAAATAA
- a CDS encoding alpha/beta fold hydrolase, giving the protein MRLMSDPSGKKIHSLRAIRRLPPEHSVLRRRTRIQVDWIDVDGVRLRYGIRRGRGRPMLVLNAMGANLDMLLPLVNALDDAEIIVPEMPGAGRSPALAVPRRMGWYADLISTFLLRLGYDEPLDVVGLSWGGSLAQQFALDHPAEVNRLVLASSAIGWPSLATRSSTLKRLAAARRYERAETPPVAVAGLYGGLVRRRPELISRRGRYASGPSTRGYINQLIASLGWTSAHRLHRLHCPTLIMGGDDDPIVPLVNSRILYWLIPKSYLHVVRGGGHLFLLMRANESAGVIRRFLNERRYDGTDGADYYAARGLAADGALKPRLPASA; this is encoded by the coding sequence ATGAGGCTGATGTCCGATCCGTCAGGAAAAAAAATTCACTCGCTGCGTGCTATCCGGCGGCTGCCGCCCGAACACAGTGTATTGCGACGCCGCACCCGGATCCAGGTTGACTGGATTGATGTGGACGGCGTGCGCCTGCGCTACGGCATTCGTCGCGGCCGTGGCCGGCCCATGCTGGTCCTGAACGCCATGGGCGCGAATCTCGATATGCTGTTGCCGCTGGTCAACGCGCTGGATGACGCCGAGATCATCGTGCCCGAGATGCCGGGGGCGGGGCGTTCGCCGGCCCTGGCCGTGCCGCGACGGATGGGCTGGTACGCCGATCTGATCTCGACCTTTCTACTGCGTCTCGGCTACGACGAGCCGCTGGATGTCGTTGGCCTGTCCTGGGGCGGCTCGCTCGCCCAGCAGTTCGCGCTGGATCATCCCGCCGAGGTCAATCGGCTCGTGCTAGCGTCCAGCGCCATCGGCTGGCCGAGTCTCGCCACGCGCTCGAGTACGCTCAAGCGTCTGGCGGCGGCGCGACGCTACGAGCGCGCGGAAACGCCGCCGGTCGCGGTGGCGGGCCTCTACGGCGGACTGGTGCGCCGGCGGCCGGAACTGATCAGCCGTCGCGGTCGCTATGCCAGCGGGCCGAGTACACGCGGCTACATCAACCAGTTGATTGCCTCGCTGGGCTGGACCAGTGCGCATCGCCTGCATCGCCTGCACTGTCCGACGCTCATCATGGGCGGCGACGACGATCCGATCGTGCCGCTGGTCAACAGCCGCATCCTGTATTGGCTGATACCCAAATCGTATCTGCACGTCGTCCGTGGCGGCGGGCATCTGTTTCTGCTGATGCGAGCCAACGAATCGGCCGGGGTGATTCGTCGCTTTCTCAACGAACGCCGCTACGACGGAACCGACGGCGCAGACTATTACGCCGCTCGCGGGCTCGCAGCCGACGGCGCACTCAAGCCGCGCCTGCCGGCCTCGGCCTGA
- a CDS encoding alpha/beta fold hydrolase has translation MVVARTAGRGPPLLICNDFLADHRVVQSFCDALSRSTICFDAPGIGGTPGTPRMARMAGLAARAARLCDVLEHDVVDVLGIGWGGLLAQRLARDHGARVRRLVLVATSIGPLMLPGRAASLWRLAWPGGPGRAVADGRDVRTLFGGRRADECAAVAAAVRRACPPTRRAFAAQLYAMAGFSSLPWLHRLRMPTFILAGDDDQVVPLPNVRLLGLLIPDSRLSIMRGAGHWLVLERPDEAARRIEEFLDTPHPAQPGGEAI, from the coding sequence ATGGTCGTCGCCCGTACCGCCGGGCGCGGGCCGCCGCTTCTGATCTGCAACGATTTTCTTGCCGATCATCGCGTTGTCCAGTCATTCTGCGATGCGCTGTCGCGCTCCACCATCTGCTTCGACGCGCCGGGTATCGGCGGCACGCCGGGCACGCCGCGAATGGCGCGCATGGCCGGTCTGGCCGCTCGGGCGGCGCGCTTGTGCGATGTGCTGGAACACGATGTCGTCGACGTGCTCGGCATAGGCTGGGGTGGCCTGCTGGCGCAGCGTCTGGCGCGGGATCATGGCGCGCGGGTCCGGCGCCTGGTGCTGGTGGCGACTTCGATTGGTCCGCTCATGCTGCCCGGCCGAGCGGCCAGCCTGTGGCGTCTGGCCTGGCCCGGCGGCCCGGGGCGGGCCGTGGCCGATGGGCGCGATGTGCGTACACTGTTCGGCGGCCGGCGTGCCGACGAATGCGCGGCGGTGGCCGCGGCCGTGCGCCGGGCCTGCCCGCCCACGCGACGGGCATTCGCGGCCCAGCTCTATGCCATGGCGGGCTTCTCGAGCCTGCCCTGGTTGCATCGGTTGCGCATGCCGACGTTCATCCTTGCGGGCGACGATGATCAGGTCGTGCCGCTGCCCAATGTCCGCCTGCTCGGCCTGCTGATCCCGGATTCGCGGCTTTCGATCATGCGAGGCGCTGGGCACTGGCTGGTGCTGGAACGCCCGGACGAAGCTGCCCGGCGGATCGAGGAATTCCTGGATACGCCGCATCCGGCGCAGCCGGGCGGTGAAGCGATCTGA
- a CDS encoding alpha/beta hydrolase: MNHPAEVSDPVERVDGRPSVGEGPGALATVDAQWPDIGAAAAELLRVLARHPAAALRIEARFGMRLTLALLGRGGPRPTADDPRFAHPAWRASPVFGRVARLYLVLAQALREVVGVAGLPDIRRRQLSFAVEHLIAALSPANLFLTHPGFYDNLLATRGRSAVTGMYQLLRDLRDNRGLPRQVDPEAFTLGVDIAATPGAVIYRDAICELIQYTPHTEQVDASAILLVGPQINKYYVLDLSPENSLARHALVSGQQVFAVSWRNPTAAQRRWGLADYVEATEQAVEIVWRVTGRHPVKLAGACAGGLTAAAAAARLAAAGDGERIACLSLFVTLLESPHSLADVPAGQDETLARALSRASGDGVVEGAALARAFAWQRPDALVWRFVTHNYVLGETPPASDILYWNSDTTRLPARLHADLLGIYRDDQLRTTGGLRLGDQRIDFSAIEQDVFVLGGAADHIAPWQACYRSMQMFRGRRRFVLGAGGHAQAIVSPPGPKRAHAARGFWVNDNHELGPAEWRRGARAAGTSWWPDWIDWCRAHGGPTVPAPEVFGNDDFEPIESAPGRYVRQR; encoded by the coding sequence GTGAACCACCCAGCCGAGGTATCGGATCCGGTCGAGCGCGTGGACGGCCGGCCCAGCGTCGGCGAAGGGCCGGGCGCTTTGGCAACGGTGGACGCCCAGTGGCCGGATATCGGCGCTGCGGCGGCCGAACTGCTGCGCGTGCTGGCCCGCCACCCGGCCGCGGCCCTGCGTATCGAAGCGCGGTTTGGCATGCGATTGACCCTTGCTCTGCTGGGGCGCGGCGGCCCGCGCCCCACGGCGGATGACCCGCGCTTTGCTCATCCGGCCTGGCGGGCCAGTCCCGTATTCGGCCGCGTGGCCCGTCTTTATCTGGTGCTTGCACAGGCTTTGCGCGAGGTGGTGGGCGTGGCCGGGTTGCCGGACATCCGCCGCCGGCAGCTGTCGTTCGCGGTCGAGCACCTGATCGCCGCCCTGTCGCCGGCCAATCTGTTTCTGACCCATCCGGGGTTTTACGACAACCTGCTTGCCACGCGAGGCCGCTCGGCGGTGACCGGGATGTATCAGTTGCTGCGCGATCTGCGCGACAACCGCGGGCTGCCGCGCCAGGTCGATCCGGAGGCCTTCACCCTGGGCGTCGACATCGCAGCCACGCCGGGCGCCGTGATCTATCGTGACGCGATCTGCGAGTTGATCCAGTACACGCCCCATACGGAACAGGTCGACGCATCGGCGATCCTGCTGGTCGGGCCACAGATCAACAAATACTACGTGCTGGATCTGAGCCCGGAGAACAGCCTGGCACGCCACGCGCTGGTCAGCGGGCAGCAGGTTTTCGCGGTCTCGTGGCGCAACCCGACGGCGGCACAGCGCCGCTGGGGGCTGGCCGATTACGTCGAGGCCACGGAGCAGGCCGTTGAAATCGTCTGGCGGGTAACCGGCCGGCATCCGGTCAAGCTGGCCGGGGCCTGTGCCGGCGGGCTGACGGCCGCGGCCGCGGCGGCACGCTTGGCGGCCGCGGGAGACGGCGAGCGGATCGCCTGCCTGTCGCTGTTCGTGACCCTGCTCGAATCGCCGCACAGTCTGGCCGATGTGCCCGCGGGCCAAGACGAGACCCTGGCGCGCGCGTTGTCGCGTGCGAGCGGCGACGGCGTCGTCGAGGGCGCGGCCCTGGCGCGCGCCTTTGCCTGGCAACGGCCGGATGCATTGGTATGGCGCTTCGTCACCCATAACTACGTGCTCGGCGAGACACCGCCGGCGTCCGACATCCTGTACTGGAACAGCGACACCACGCGTCTGCCCGCGCGTCTGCACGCCGATCTGCTCGGCATCTATCGCGACGATCAGCTGCGCACCACCGGCGGGCTGCGGCTCGGCGATCAGCGGATCGATTTCTCGGCCATCGAGCAGGATGTGTTCGTGCTGGGCGGCGCCGCCGACCATATCGCCCCCTGGCAGGCCTGCTACCGCTCGATGCAGATGTTCCGCGGCCGCCGCCGGTTCGTGCTCGGCGCCGGTGGCCATGCCCAGGCCATCGTATCGCCGCCGGGCCCGAAAAGAGCGCATGCGGCTCGGGGCTTCTGGGTCAACGACAATCACGAACTCGGGCCGGCCGAGTGGCGCCGCGGCGCGCGCGCCGCCGGGACGTCCTGGTGGCCCGACTGGATCGACTGGTGTCGTGCGCACGGCGGGCCGACCGTGCCCGCTCCGGAGGTTTTCGGCAATGACGACTTCGAGCCCATCGAGAGTGCGCCCGGCCGTTATGTGCGCCAACGCTGA